In Flavobacteriaceae bacterium, the following proteins share a genomic window:
- a CDS encoding winged helix-turn-helix transcriptional regulator: MAKFRLDEIDHQILDMLIDNTRIPFTDIAKKLLISAGTVHVRVKKMEDAGIIRGSSLTLDYQKLGYSFIAYVGVFLQNTSQTKFVLERINNIPFVTVAHITTGKFNIFCKIRAKDTTHAKEVIFMLDDIEGVYRTETMISLEESINDKKRLMHSIFNEM; the protein is encoded by the coding sequence ATGGCAAAATTTAGATTAGACGAAATTGATCATCAAATTCTTGATATGTTGATTGACAATACAAGGATTCCATTTACAGATATCGCTAAAAAATTATTAATTTCTGCAGGTACTGTTCATGTAAGAGTTAAAAAAATGGAAGATGCTGGAATCATCAGAGGCTCATCATTAACTTTAGATTATCAAAAATTAGGATACTCATTTATAGCTTATGTTGGAGTGTTTTTACAAAACACTTCACAAACAAAATTTGTTCTAGAGCGTATTAATAATATTCCGTTTGTAACTGTAGCTCACATCACAACAGGGAAATTTAATATTTTTTGCAAAATAAGAGCTAAAGACACTACTCATGCTAAAGAAGTGATTTTTATGCTTGATGATATTGAAGGCGTATACAGAACAGAAACAATGATTTCTCTTGAAGAAAGCATTAATGATAAAAAACGCTTAATGCATTCTATTTTTAACGAAATGTAA
- a CDS encoding DinB family protein codes for MKASQVGKNEYNDYYSRYITTLGDTELIAGLKDNLSNTLSFLESIPENKLDYAYEEGKWTVKDVIQHTIDTERIFSYRALCFARNDNTELPGFEQDDYIKTANPNSKSKEDLIREYKAVRIASIELFKSFTDDALQYVGSASGSPMTARAAGFMLIGHEKHHYNVIREKYL; via the coding sequence ATGAAAGCTTCTCAAGTTGGTAAAAATGAATATAATGATTATTATTCTAGATATATCACAACACTAGGTGATACAGAATTAATCGCAGGATTGAAAGATAATTTAAGTAACACCTTATCTTTTTTAGAATCTATTCCTGAAAATAAGTTGGATTATGCGTATGAAGAAGGAAAATGGACAGTAAAAGATGTAATACAGCACACAATAGATACTGAACGCATCTTTAGTTATAGAGCACTTTGTTTTGCTAGAAATGACAATACAGAACTTCCAGGCTTTGAACAAGATGACTATATAAAAACAGCAAATCCTAACTCTAAGAGTAAAGAGGATTTAATTAGGGAGTATAAAGCTGTAAGAATTGCAAGTATAGAGTTATTTAAAAGCTTTACAGATGATGCTTTACAATATGTTGGTAGTGCAAGCGGAAGTCCAATGACGGCTAGAGCAGCTGGTTTTATGCTTATAGGGCATGAGAAGCACCATTATAATGTTATAAGAGAAAAATATCTTTAA